The genomic interval CCAGGCCCAGCACCCTCCAGCCCACTCTCCACACAGGCTTGAAAGGACTGCACAGAGCAGACACCAACAACTATTTCAGTTCCAGGTAGATGCACATATCCACCCGCCCCAGAAAGGCCAGTACCAGATGACAGAGACAAGCGGGTGCCACGGAATGGTTTAAGGGGTTATTTAAAAACGcctgaggaaaaggagaaaatgcagaaaccGAGAAAGCCCAAGAGGAGTCCCCAGCCCTCCCATATGGCTAGAGTAGTCGGGGAGATGGGAGAAGATGGGGAGGCACGTGGGACAGGTCTGAGAGCCGGCAGGGTGATGATAAACAGGCTTCCCAGTCAGAGGAAGCCACAGAGATGGCACGCAGTCAAGAAAAGCTTTCTTGCTAGCCACAAGCGCTCCTTGAGGTTGAAATCCATCAGGTAGCAGAGTAGAGCTGGCCTTTCAAGGCACGAGTGGAAAAGCTGTTCTCCTTTCTTTGCAGTCAGAGGGGATCTGCTCAACTGCACAGAATCCTTCagccacacttttttttaaaaagccacctGGCTCAGAGGcccacagaaagcagcatctgCAGGCCAGAGCCTCAGCAAACAGAGAGCTGCATCCCTCACCCTGGAAGAGGCTCTGGGTCCTGTCCAAATTCACTTCCTACCTAGCACTAGAGAACAACCTATGCCCCTACTGGCCCTCCTGTCTGATCCAGGGCTCAAAAGGGCCACTGGCACTCCAACGCTGCCAGATCAGCATTTCTCATATCAAAGCCAGTCCTGCAAAGTGCTTTTACCCCTGGTGTGCTCACCAAAGCACGACAAGAAAGTAAACAGACCTTCACATTCACCATCCCGGAACCAGCCGCAAGAAGGCCAGTGCCCCAGTTTGCTGCTGCAAAACCCAGCCGGAACATGGGtatcttccatttctttcaccTCTTCTTTTAATCTCTGATGGCCCCACTAAGCTCAGGTCTCGGGTGCTGCTCTCACGGATGCTTTCAAAACCCTACGCTAAGCCTTCTGCCCCAGAAATATGTACCTGCTGCGACCGCCACCTCTGCAGGCTCAGGTATGCTGCAACACACAAAGTACTAAGGGATCAAAGGAAAGTAAGTGGCTCGTGAAAAGCCTGACGACAATTTTAGATATTCAGagcacagggagaagcaggggagCTATATTTTCTCTGGCACAAGCTAAAAGGGACTTAGCAGTAGACTCCCAACTCTGCAACAGGCCGTTGAAAGTGTGCAGACTGCCATGAGCCATACCCAAGCCAGCCGATCGACTTTCCTGCCTTTCTGGGCTCACCAGCAGGACCAGACGAATTTGCCCTGCCACAGAGCGTTCCTCTGCACATCTCCTCAGAGGAGCGTCCCGCCATCAACACCTTGCTGTCGCTACTGGGGAGACCGTCGGCAAGTTCTACGGCACTCTACATCCCCAGGAGGAACCCCACACCTCCACTTTGAAACATGTGCTACAGGAGAGTTGTGCAACCGGGAAACAACAACTTCTTCTGGGAGACGCGGGAAATCTGAGGAAGCATCTGATGAAGTCTGCCTAGAGGAAGAAACCAGGCGATCAGAGAGAACCTTACAAGGTGTATCTGCTTGTGCTCCTGAACCAGGAGGCAGGGTTTGCCTTGCAGCTTTACTTGgcactgaaagcaaagctgCCCGCGCCTCTCCTTTCCTTATTGCGTTTTTACCTACCAAATTGCAGAAAGGGAGCACATTCAGGGAGAGAGCAGGAGGCTTCAGGACCCCTGACACTGGGAAACACCATCAACAGAAcgaaaacagaatgaaaagaagCCGGttccaggaaaacaaagatgagCTGTTTACAATGGAGTGGAGTTGCCACCTTCCCCAGAAAATGCCTCCCAGAGTCCCATGCCTCCGTCTCGCTGGATCAGTCACAGTTTCTTCCTTCGTGTGCCCACGGAATGGGGAGTTCACAGCTGCCATCACCGCAAATGAAGTGTGAGAACAATGGTCATGATCACCCCCAAGAAGAGGACAAAGGGAAGCCAGGTCTTCACAAATCCCCCTAcactgcaaaatggaaaaaaggggaagggtttaaacattaaaaaaaaaaaaaaaaaaatcagcagagaaagacaaaaagggGGAGAAGGATGTGAGAATAACAGGAGAAATCAGAGGGAAACAGATGCCCTTCCGACTTCCTTATCCACTGCTGGCACTGCCACACACCACACATCCTCGAGATTCAGTCGGTGTTAAAAGTTGAGACTAAATCAGGTCCACGAATAACTATATCATGAACAACAGGGCTGGACTCTCCTTCCAGCTTAAATTTGGGTTGAAGACTAGCACATTTCGTATCTGCACAGATGGGAATGGTGACAGgagaccacaaaaaaaaccccaacaaaccgCTACTACAGGCCTTTCAGACTGCTGGTGTATTTAACCGAGACAGCAGGGACTACACTTGCCTAAAAGCTGGTAGAGAAGCTTTTCCAGAACGGGGAAGAATCAACAGAAGTGGAGCAACTCAAAAGCTTTATGTAGGGTAGTCCTCGCAGAATCTCCTCTTCAGGCACAAGGAGCTGAAATGGAGATTAAGTGCCCTTTCTAGTATGGAAAGCTCGGGGTTTCCCTCTTCACTCAAGCTGAAAGCTCCAGGGCAGCTGGAAATCTGACTAGTTTTTATGTAAACAAGATTcaagagagggaagagaaaccaGTAATCCTTGGAGACAAGCCATTCTGTGACCTTATGTTCTGACCTAACCCAGCCAAAAGACAACACAGAGTGAGATTTGCTTTAGCTAACATTTCCCAGATTCCAGGCACCCTAAATTAGCTGCCAGATACAGTATTTCGGGAGCAGCATTTAGTGCAACCCAGTAAGCACTCTTGGTTCTTTTCCTAAGaacaggcagcaggcagtgacagTACCACCTACCAGCAACATACACCCACATGTTGTGGGGGAGAGATGTAACTCCCCTTTCCACAGGACAGGCTGAAGCTTTAGAGGGTTAGGAAAAACGAGAGAAACAGAACCCCTCTGCCTGCTTAATCTAGACTGCTCCTCAGCTCACCTTACGTACTTCCCATACAGGAGTGAGAAGAAGCAGAGTTTCACCATGTTCCAGGAGGTACTGTTATCGTATCTCATCAAGTTTAAGGCCAGAGCAACATGAGAATGGCAGTTATCACAGCAAAGGTTGTGCTGCAACAGAAGAAGGGGCATGGGATTAGAAATCCTGTTCCTGAggctccccagctctgcagcctgcactGGTGCAGAGCCACAGGTCCCACTCCTGCGGCAAGGACCCAAACACTGGGGAGATGTTCCCCCACACAGACAGGGACATCACCACCGGAGCCGTACCATTCGGTGCTTGTACTCCTCCGAGGCATCGTGTACAGCTGTGTCCCAGGCGTTGGGACCAGTGGAGTACACCTTGTTGGGATCCAGTTTCCAGTACCTAGAAGGGTGAGAACAGATGTCTTCACGTTACTGCTGCACCTTCACAACTTCTTGCTCTTCCCAGCAGGAAGATGCTTAAAGGACTGAAGAGAAatcttatcaatgcatacaagtatcttaagggtgagtgtcaggaTGGGTCCGGgctcctttcagtggtgcccagcgacaggacaaggggcagtgggcacaaactgcaacagagGTAGCTCCAGCTGAATACGGGGGaaattttctttactgtgagggtggcagagcgctggcaccggctgcccgGGAAGGCTGTGGggtcttctctggagacattcaaacccacctggacgtgactctgtgcaacctaCTCTGGGAGAGCCTGCCTCagcagggggtgggactgggtgatCCCCAGGGCTCCCTTCCAGCCCCAACCGTTCTGTGAAATCCACTGCCTCGGGAGTCCATAGAGCTGAGCTCTTCAAGACCAACGTTTGCTGCAGAGCGCAGCAGAAACTACTGCTCAGCACCCTCAGCCTGACAGCACCCCAGCAAAAGAAACCGCAGACCTCAGGGGTGCAGACAAAACTCTGACCTGCTTTCACGTCCTGCGATACAAAACCTTCCAGCCATTcaaaacagacacacaaaacccaggcacctctctcctccccccaGAAAATCATTAACAGGATGTGAGTGACAACAGTTCACTAATATAGGGCAGGCAGCATTTACTTGGAGCATTTGTTGTTaacattatattaaaatgttttagccttttcttttccttttttttttttttaataaaggctCCATACATCTCTAGTTATTAATACCATTACATTGCTGTCACAATTctaaaaagatttaatttaatgTGGTTTCTTGAAAAGCAGAGACAGTCCACTTGAATTAAGGCATCTGAACAACAAGAAAAGCAATATTATAGCATGTCTGTCTCCATGAATTAAAGGACATCTGCAGGTCAGTTGGTTAGTTTaataaaaactaacaagagcACTTACTTCACTGGCTTCCCAAATGCCATGTTGTCTTcctacaaaaaaggaaaaatgtctcAAGAGGACAACCCCGCGCAATATTCATGACATGCCTCTTGCTGGAAGGCCTCACAGCCCACGATTGCTTAGTGATAAAACTGTCACATTGCCTCAGCAGTCTCAAGACACCAATCTTATTTGTGCGTCTGGATTTAGATTTCAATTGTTTTCATACTCCTGTTTGGAGCATGAGTATATTTATACTCTATACACGGTGACATCATCTAGCTATATGGTGTAAATACTTTgttccccctctttttttttttttttttttaattgttaataCCTTGTTGACCCAAAGTTGTAAATGTCCCAATCTGTTCAGAGTATTAATTACCTTAAATTAAACCCCCCTTACTTTCAAAATCCACCAGACTATAAAGCAGTTTAGAAGACTGGCACATACCTACACTAAGCAGCATGAAAGTAACAGCCATGCTGAGGAAGCTAGAACACAGCTTCTACTACTCAGATTTAAGATGACTGTAAGGAAATTTATGTCCAAAGCTCCTAATTAAGGGTCTGGACTGCaagatttttcctcttctgctcaCCAAACCGAACCAGTCACTACTCATCATATCCCCCAAACGACCTCCACTGGATAGCAGCCCACAGAGTAACAGCAAAGACCCATGATCTTCAGAAACTTCTAAAGCCATTACTTTGCAAAACTTTGAGCTGCAAAAGACAGGGGATGGTTCAAAAGTCACCAGCAAAGGCGAGAAGCAGACCAAGCAGAGATTCTCCTTAAGCACCTGGATCCATCATCTACTTACTGAGACAAAGTACGGCCCCGCAAAGTCCCGAATGACTCCAGTCGACGTGCAGATACCCATGTGGCCAATGATCGGGAAGAGCCACCTACCAAGGCAACAAGCAAACCATCAGGCTGAGGTATTTGTCCCCCGATCACACCGAGTGCGTGCAGCATACTGCCAGGAGACTGCTGGAGCGGCTGTACCGCCAGCTGCATAGCATGGGATAGATGGGCACAGTTAATGTGTTGTACGCAGCTGAGAGAAGAAAGCAGGTTGAGCCAAAGCCAGGCAAAGACCGGTAAAGACGCAGAAGAGGTAAAAGCGAAAAAGAAAAACGTGCAGGGAATACCCAAAGCTGTGCTGACAAGCAGGTCTAGTCAGCCCATCTGCGGGGCAGTCAGGGTCCAGGATTTCACTGTGACCGACGGCAGTTACAGCGAGCACAAGACTCCAAAGGCCTGCACTACACATGGCCCCGGCCCTGGCCAGTGTCCCAGAACAAACCCATTTGTGTATGCAAGTGTAAAGGTTAGATCCAGGAGAAACTGTCTTGAGATAAAATCAGACTGTCCACTTCAACAACTGAAAATAGGATCACCCTGCCCATCTTCCCATTCACGCTGCAGCTTTTCACAGCAAACTAGATTTAAACACCTCAGACAGAAAATAGGGCTCCTGGCTTCAGGAAGAACATTCCCTCCCCTAAATGATCCCATTGTTTCAAAGACCTTCTCCTTCCCGCTAGGTATCTACAGCCCTAGGGAGCAGCATATTTATATCCCAACCCCCTTCCATCATCATCGCTTAGAAGTAAACACTTCAGGGCAAGTTACAGCACTCTCCCACATTCTCAGGTTTGCTGACCTCTCTCCGatttctcactcctctctccctgAGGGACTGTGTGCAGTGACTAGTATTTCAGAAGAGACTACAGCAATGCTAAACAGCAACAGATTCACAAGCCACAGCTCATTTAGAGAGGTCCTAAAACTACCAAACTGCAAAGGGATTGAGACGGTTAGCTATTATAAAGAAAGACAAGCCGTACACACCAATAAGGGTAGCTGAGTTATAAATAGCATACAGCTCCTGTTGATAACATA from Falco biarmicus isolate bFalBia1 chromosome 3, bFalBia1.pri, whole genome shotgun sequence carries:
- the TMEM222 gene encoding transmembrane protein 222, with translation MAEAEAKMKQFNGGGGAGLDAERGRFPYCVVWTPIPVLTWLFPIIGHMGICTSTGVIRDFAGPYFVSEDNMAFGKPVKYWKLDPNKVYSTGPNAWDTAVHDASEEYKHRMHNLCCDNCHSHVALALNLMRYDNSTSWNMVKLCFFSLLYGKYVSVGGFVKTWLPFVLFLGVIMTIVLTLHLR